The Elaeis guineensis isolate ETL-2024a chromosome 13, EG11, whole genome shotgun sequence genome includes a region encoding these proteins:
- the LOC140853113 gene encoding uncharacterized protein: MMIQGATDVLLCIGFPTTIRKAARAWYYGLQSRSINFFEQLEYSFVAHFSTSQRVPQISDNLFSVKQGEIEMLRDFVARFKVTTLEVRDLNEDMVISVMKKGLKGSRFTYSLDKTLSRTYAELLECA, translated from the coding sequence atgatgatccagggggcAACCGATGTCCTCTTATGCATCGGCTTTCCGACGACTATtcgaaaagctgctcgagcctggtattaTGGGCTTCAGTCGAGGAGCATAAACTTCTTCGAGCAGCTCGagtattctttcgtggcccacttcagtacTAGCCAAAGGGTACCACAGATATCTGACAATCTCTTCTCCGTTAAGCAAGGAGAAATAGAGATGttgagagattttgtggctcGCTTCAAAGtgaccacacttgaggtcagggacctcaatgaagatatggtcaTATCGGTCATGAAGAAGGGTCTGAAGGGATCCAGATTCACCTATTCTCTTGATAAGACTCTCTCccggacctatgctgaacttttaGAGTGCGCATAA